GCATAAGCTATGAATTTGTATTATTAGAGATAGTGAATGTTATAATGAGTCAGATTGTAAATTATGTTACTTTTTTCAGCAGAATTTAATGATCTGCTATGGTTTTATAagttataaattttttttttttttttttggaaaatttcaatgtaattaaaaaaaaaaatatatgttttttagtAAGGATAGCTGTAAAACAGATATTTATAGTTGAATAAGTAAAGAAGCTGAGAATTGATTAACCCATAAAGGACAGCTTCTTTTGTATTAGGGCCACATTGATGAAGCTTGGGTATGTAAAATAATGAATTGTATATAGCAGTTTTGCAGGCATTGGGTTGATTATCTGGATGGGAAATAAGCTATCAGAAAGCATTCATTGTATACTCAAACTTTACCTGTTGCCAGTACCCACTATCAATGCCCAAGGGCTGAGTCAGTGTCTTTGGACCCCAAAGTAAAAATGTCAGACGGACTTGTAACCTTTGACTTTACATGCTCACTCGTGGTCCCCTTTAACCAACATATTACCCAGTATTTTTGTTCTTTGCCATTGCTATTTTCACTGGCCAAGACATGTTTTCTTCTGTTATAGATTTGTCAAAAATATACCCATTAGCAAGTAGCTAATAGATGAAATAGatgaaatgctaatgataactcaAATGATCTGATATAGTGATGTTCAATTAAATGATCTgctaagaatgaaaaagaatattgTTTATTGTACACATATACTAGAACCATTTTTGACAGATGAATAAAGGCATTCTTATCATTGCAGTATTACGTCTGGGAAAAAGCATAGAAGTCCTGTATGGTGCTCTGCGTACACTGCATCTCCCAGATGTCGTTCTACGTGTTACACTAACGCTGTCTAGAATCTACCAGTCCCTCTTCCTTCTGGTGGACCACATTATCTGGATTGGCCGTGTGGGCTTGTTCGACATCAACAAGGAGAAATGGTCTAGTTATTCAAACAGATTCTGGTTAGGTGCAATTATTCTCAATATGATTAGGGATGTTTATGAGATCATAACCATCATGAAGAAGCGGCTGAAGTGCCAGGACCTCCAGCCTTGCGTCTACAAGAACATCCCTGTCATCAAGACCTTTTATGATTGTGTCCCAGCTTCAAGACCTATCGTGCAGTTTGCTGAGGAGCACCGTGATGTGTTCTGGGACAGCATCAAGAACATATGTGACATCTGGATTCCACTGACCAGCCTAGGTCACACCAAGTTCTCACCAGGTGTTGTGGGGCTCCTTGGAAGCATCTCATCATTTGCTGGACTCATTGCTGTCTTAGACCCCCTGGCTAAGCTCAGCCCTACCTAATTTGTAGTGCAGCAGTGTAGAGCAGTTACAGGTGAGGTGTTTAGTGCACACAACTTT
The sequence above is drawn from the Penaeus chinensis breed Huanghai No. 1 chromosome 17, ASM1920278v2, whole genome shotgun sequence genome and encodes:
- the LOC125034003 gene encoding peroxisomal membrane protein 11A-like, producing MDQWIRLNANTAGKDKIFRLLQYLSRLVWHNLESRKNLRDAVARLKIIENAFSTFRKLLRLGKSIEVLYGALRTLHLPDVVLRVTLTLSRIYQSLFLLVDHIIWIGRVGLFDINKEKWSSYSNRFWLGAIILNMIRDVYEIITIMKKRLKCQDLQPCVYKNIPVIKTFYDCVPASRPIVQFAEEHRDVFWDSIKNICDIWIPLTSLGHTKFSPGVVGLLGSISSFAGLIAVLDPLAKLSPT